CGAAAATTGACACGGTTACAAAGGATAAAGAAAAAGAAATCATGGAAGTTTGATAAAAAACTCTGTACAATAGATAATAGTGAAAAGACCCTCTCACGTTTACAGGGGGTTTTTTTGTTAATACTGACTATGACGAAAAGCAACCTTTTGGGTGACGGAGGAATCTCATGCTCAATTTACTCAAAAACTGGAAGAATAATAACCAGCCGCAAGCATCCGATATGGAGAGCTATACAAAAGAAGATGTATTAAATGGACATGTTCCTGAACATATTGCCATTATTATGGACGGGAACGGCAGGTGGGCTAAGAAGCGAGCATTGCCGCGAGTAGCAGGACACCACGAAGGAATGAAAGTGGTCAAGAATACGACAAGAATTGCGAATCAATTGGGAGTCAAAATCCTCACACTCTACGCCTTCTCCACTGAGAATTGGAAGCGTCCTAAGTTTGAAGTTGATTTTCTAATGAAACTTCCGGAAGAGTTTTTGTCCACTTATTTACCTGAGCTTGTTGAGGAAAATGTTCAAGTTCGAATCATAGGGGACCGCACCGGGCTGCCGGATCATACGCTTCGGGCAATCGAGAAAGCGGTTATTGATACAAAAAACAATACTGGTATGGTTCTTAACTTTGCGTTAAATTACGGCGGGCGGAAAGAAATTATTCGTGCAGTTAAATCAATCGCAGAACAAACGAAAAACGGAGATATCGAAATTGATGAAATCGATGAAGAACTATTCTCCAGTTATTTAATGACAGAATCGCTCCAGGATCCTGATTTGCTGATCCGGACAAGCGGTGAGATCAGGCTCAGTAATTTCATGCTTTGGCAAATTGCTTACAGCGAATTTGTATTTACAGATGTATTGTGGCCTGATTTTAAAGATAGTCATTTCCTGCAGGCCGTTGGAGAGTACCAGCGTCGTGCACGCCGTTATGGTGGAGTTTAGAGGATGGTGTAAATGAAGATACGATTAGTGACCGGAATTTCAGCCGGAGCCGCATTTGTTCTATTTGTATTGCTTGGCCGGCTGCCTTTTACCCTGTTAATTTATCTTATTGGAAGCATTTCGCTTTACGAGCTTCTGCGGATGAAAAGGGTTAAATTATCGAGTACCCCTGGAATCATCAGCTTGCTTATGCTATGGACATTACTATTGCCAAGCGTCTATGAGCAGATGGAAATTATAAA
This window of the Bacillus gobiensis genome carries:
- a CDS encoding isoprenyl transferase: MLNLLKNWKNNNQPQASDMESYTKEDVLNGHVPEHIAIIMDGNGRWAKKRALPRVAGHHEGMKVVKNTTRIANQLGVKILTLYAFSTENWKRPKFEVDFLMKLPEEFLSTYLPELVEENVQVRIIGDRTGLPDHTLRAIEKAVIDTKNNTGMVLNFALNYGGRKEIIRAVKSIAEQTKNGDIEIDEIDEELFSSYLMTESLQDPDLLIRTSGEIRLSNFMLWQIAYSEFVFTDVLWPDFKDSHFLQAVGEYQRRARRYGGV